From the Palaemon carinicauda isolate YSFRI2023 chromosome 42, ASM3689809v2, whole genome shotgun sequence genome, one window contains:
- the LOC137632855 gene encoding uncharacterized protein, translating into MERQFSRQELRCYRLFVKNWTAFVKRKNQLHFLQRCWEEHVIPTSFGLSLDNFAGQEFPEHISVFLKDVIEKAKREVETCHKKLRQASRDLKDLLQSNMFEGARRRAGEVAHARGFSHMSILNNKLNNLLQNSKWDYSSDKVVNLSSTVFNREQLEVLNLGMGFCVGTTKSDFLDSISNINFYNFNNPSLKLNYLKGLVVDNLISGNIDVLPKRHREALVSLSKNQQIKILKADKGGATVVMDTEDYISKVNSLLGDTNTYEIVSSPPTVTKLQQDFNRSLGKIAKSIPDPQQSATVLSKISSKNPSFPYFYGIPKVHKPGCPVRPIVATCNSPQDNLAEWLALILGGDNARLQQLVDRANSIVPSIKFTVELEEDNKLAFLDVLVIRDNIRLSLRNVNEINIRVTCSLDIDISKTLKP; encoded by the exons ATGGAACGACAATTTTCCCGTCAGGAGCTCCGCTGTTATCGGCTTTTCGTGAAGAATTGGACTGCTTTCGTGAAAAGGAAAAATCAACTTCATTTCCTGCAAAGATGTTGGGAAGAACACGTTATCCCTACGTCGTTTGGGCTTTCCTTGGATAACTTCGCTGGGCAGGAGTTTCCGGAACACATCAGTGTATTCCTCAAAGACGTCATCGAGAAGGCCAAGAGAGAGGTTGAAACTTGTCACAAGAAACTTCGACAAGCCTCTAGAGATCTTAAGGATCTTCTCCAATCAAATATGTTTGAAGGTGCCAGGAGAAGAGCAGGTGAGGTAGCTCATGCTAGGGGTTTCTCTCACATGTCCATTTTAAATAACAAACTGAATAACTTATTGCAAAATTCCAAATGGGATTATTCGTCTGACAAAGTGGTCAATTTATCCTCTACTGTGTTTAATAGAGAGCAACTTGAAGTATTAAATTTAGGTATGGGTTTCTGTGTAGGTACAACTAAAAGTGACTTTCTTGATTCTATCTctaatattaatttctataatttcaaTAATCCTAGTTTAAAGTTAAATTATTTAAAAGGGTTAGTGGTTGATAATTTAATTTCTGGGAACATAGATGTTTTACCTAAAAGGCATAGAGAGGCCTTGGTTTCTTTGTCCAAGAATCAACAAATTAAGATCTTGAAGGCTGATAAGGGGGGCGCCACGGTGGTGATGGATACCGAGGACTATATTAGTAAGGTCAATTCCCTTTTAGGTGATACTAATACTTACGAAATTGTTTCTTCCCCTCCCACAGTCACCAAACTTCAACAGGACTTTAATCGGTCTCTGGGAAAAATAGCAAAATCTATTCCTGATCCGCAGCAAAGTGCTACTGTCTTGTCTAAAATTTCCTCTAAAAACCCATCATTCCCGTATTTCTACGGGATTCCAAAAGTACACAAACCTGGGTGTCCAGTAAGACCCATTGTGGCGACTTGCAATTCCCCTCAAGACAATTTGGCAGAATGGCTAGCTTTGATTTTAGGTG gaGACAACGCACGGCTACAACAACTAGTTGACCGAGCCAATAGCATTGTACCCTCTATAAAATTCACTGTTGAACTGGAGGAAGATAATAAGCTTGCATTTTTGGATGTTTTGGTTATTAGAGATAAC ATAAGGTTATCATTGCGTAACGTTAATGAAATCAATATCCGGGTCACCTGttctcttgatattgatatatCAAAGACATTGAAACCGTAA